The Methanothrix soehngenii GP6 genome has a window encoding:
- the mcrG gene encoding coenzyme-B sulfoethylthiotransferase subunit gamma: MAYTPQFYPGSTSVGINRRKHMSGNVEKLRDIPEADVVAVMGHRAPGADYSSTHPPLKEMGEPDCPIRQIVAPTAGAAAGDRVRYSQWTDSMYFAPSIPYFRSYWGAINCKGCDPGTLSGRQIIEARERDIEDYTKAQYDSEMTDVALCSMRGCTVHGHSLRLEENGMQFDMLARTELGSDGNVYGVKDQVGIPLDKKVNLGKPMSEAEAKKRTTIFRFDGVPMGGKVGARQFDEAIEMTHHMWERRSKWGYRPE, encoded by the coding sequence ATGGCATACACACCACAATTTTATCCCGGAAGCACCTCTGTTGGCATCAACAGAAGAAAGCACATGTCCGGCAATGTCGAGAAGCTAAGAGATATCCCTGAGGCGGATGTCGTAGCCGTCATGGGCCATAGAGCCCCCGGCGCAGATTACTCCAGCACTCACCCACCCCTCAAGGAGATGGGCGAGCCAGACTGCCCCATAAGGCAGATCGTGGCACCCACCGCAGGTGCTGCCGCAGGTGACCGCGTCAGGTACTCTCAGTGGACAGACTCCATGTACTTCGCCCCCTCTATCCCCTACTTCAGGTCCTATTGGGGAGCAATCAACTGCAAGGGCTGCGATCCAGGCACCCTGTCCGGCAGGCAGATCATCGAGGCCAGGGAGAGAGATATTGAGGATTACACCAAGGCCCAGTACGATAGCGAGATGACCGATGTCGCCCTCTGTTCCATGAGGGGCTGCACTGTGCACGGCCACTCCCTGAGGCTGGAAGAGAACGGCATGCAGTTCGATATGCTGGCCAGGACCGAGCTGGGCAGCGATGGAAACGTCTACGGTGTCAAGGACCAGGTAGGTATCCCTCTGGACAAGAAGGTAAACCTGGGCAAGCCCATGTCCGAGGCCGAGGCCAAGAAGAGAACCACCATCTTCAGGTTCGATGGTGTACCCATGGGTGGAAAGGTCGGCGCCAGACAGTTCGACGAGGCCATCGAGATGACCCACCACATGTGGGAGCGCAGAAGCAAGTGGGGCTACAGGCCGGAGTAA